In a genomic window of Arthrobacter woluwensis:
- a CDS encoding tRNA (adenine-N1)-methyltransferase translates to MSNQDTPQATPAEGRQAVGAARRRGPFRVGERVQLTDEKGRMNTITLERGGAFHTHRGFLNHDDLIGQPDGSVAVNNIGQQYQALRPLLSDFVLSMPRGAAVVYPKDAGQIVTMADIFPGARVVEAGVGSGALSISLLRAVGDLGYLHSFERREEFADIARGNVETIFGGPHPAWQISLGDFQDEVVKAEAPGSVDRVVLDMLAPWECLDAVATVLAPGGVWINYVATATQLSRTAEAIRADGRFTEPDAWESMVRGWHLEGLAVRPNHRMVGHTGFLLVTRRLADGVDGLTLKKRAKTEFTEEDMNAWTPASVGERPYSDRKLRRAARDAMAGTQVEDPEEPRSGE, encoded by the coding sequence ATGAGCAACCAGGACACCCCTCAGGCCACCCCCGCGGAAGGCCGCCAGGCGGTCGGCGCCGCTCGACGCCGTGGGCCGTTCCGGGTGGGCGAGCGGGTCCAGCTCACCGACGAGAAGGGGCGGATGAACACCATCACCCTTGAGCGGGGCGGGGCGTTCCACACCCACCGTGGCTTCCTCAACCATGACGACCTGATCGGCCAGCCCGACGGCAGCGTGGCCGTGAACAACATCGGCCAGCAGTACCAGGCGCTGCGTCCGCTCCTGAGTGACTTCGTCCTCTCGATGCCGCGCGGCGCGGCCGTGGTCTACCCGAAGGACGCCGGCCAGATCGTGACCATGGCGGACATCTTCCCGGGCGCCCGCGTCGTCGAAGCCGGAGTCGGCTCCGGTGCCCTGTCCATCTCCCTGCTCCGCGCCGTCGGTGACCTGGGGTACCTTCACTCGTTCGAACGCCGCGAAGAGTTCGCCGACATCGCCCGCGGCAACGTCGAGACGATCTTCGGCGGCCCGCACCCGGCCTGGCAGATCAGCCTGGGCGACTTCCAGGACGAGGTCGTCAAGGCTGAGGCGCCCGGCAGCGTGGACCGCGTGGTCCTGGACATGCTGGCGCCCTGGGAGTGCCTCGACGCCGTCGCCACGGTGCTGGCCCCGGGCGGCGTCTGGATCAACTACGTGGCCACGGCCACCCAGCTGTCCCGCACGGCCGAGGCCATCCGCGCCGACGGCCGGTTCACCGAGCCCGACGCCTGGGAATCCATGGTCCGTGGCTGGCACCTGGAGGGCCTGGCCGTCCGGCCCAACCACCGCATGGTGGGGCACACCGGCTTCCTCCTGGTCACGCGCCGTCTGGCGGACGGCGTCGACGGCCTGACGCTGAAGAAGCGGGCCAAGACGGAGTTCACCGAAGAGGACATGAACGCCTGGACGCCGGCGAGCGTCGGGGAGCGCCCGTACTCGGACCGCAAGCTCCGGCGCGCCGCCCGTGACGCCATGGCCGGCACCCAGGTGGAGGATCCTGAGGAGCCGCGCTCCGGGGAGTAA
- a CDS encoding site-2 protease family protein, translating to MSSVASRDGLRLGRLWGVPIYLAYSWFIIAAFTVATVGPLLAQQGMGAGAYLAAFTYAVLLLLSVLVHELAHALTARIFGWSSEKIVLNLWGGHTQFTEFKATPWRSVLVAFAGPAANFVLAGLGWIAMAVTHPVGVGDFLLWIFTWTNFVIAIFNVLPGLPLDGGRLVETIVWTATGNREKGTIAAGWTGRILVILIVLYFIVRPYLLGEGLDFKFAVITLLVAGFLWMGASEAIKVARMRGRLPDIRAAQLAEPAQGVPQNLSVAQLFSAARPGTAFIVIAPDGSPQAVVDPSAVAAVPADLLPTTPVTAVSVPLAAGAYVPDHAAGKELIDYLSALDGNQYAVVDAHGRVTGLLRQSTIVAALTGRPQGPGRAGSR from the coding sequence GTGAGCTCGGTGGCGAGCCGGGACGGCCTGCGTCTCGGCAGGCTCTGGGGAGTGCCCATCTACCTGGCCTATTCCTGGTTCATCATCGCGGCGTTCACCGTGGCGACCGTCGGCCCCCTGCTGGCTCAGCAGGGGATGGGCGCAGGGGCTTACCTGGCCGCCTTCACGTACGCCGTCCTTCTGCTCCTCTCGGTGCTGGTTCACGAACTCGCCCATGCGCTCACGGCCAGGATCTTCGGCTGGAGTTCCGAGAAGATCGTGCTCAACCTCTGGGGCGGCCACACGCAGTTCACCGAGTTCAAGGCGACCCCGTGGCGTTCCGTCCTGGTGGCCTTCGCCGGTCCTGCGGCCAACTTCGTCCTGGCGGGCCTCGGCTGGATCGCCATGGCGGTGACCCATCCTGTCGGGGTGGGGGACTTCCTGCTGTGGATCTTCACGTGGACCAACTTCGTCATCGCGATCTTCAATGTCCTGCCCGGCCTGCCGCTCGACGGCGGCCGCCTGGTCGAGACCATCGTCTGGACCGCCACCGGGAACCGCGAGAAGGGCACCATCGCCGCAGGCTGGACCGGCCGCATCCTCGTCATCCTGATCGTGCTGTATTTCATCGTCCGCCCGTACCTGTTGGGGGAGGGCCTGGACTTCAAGTTCGCCGTCATCACCCTGCTGGTGGCCGGATTCCTGTGGATGGGAGCGAGCGAAGCGATCAAGGTGGCCCGCATGCGTGGCCGGCTTCCGGACATCCGTGCGGCACAGCTGGCCGAACCGGCGCAGGGCGTCCCGCAGAACCTGTCCGTGGCGCAGCTCTTCTCCGCGGCCCGACCGGGCACCGCGTTCATCGTCATCGCCCCCGACGGCAGCCCGCAGGCCGTCGTCGACCCGTCAGCCGTCGCCGCGGTGCCCGCTGACCTCTTGCCGACGACGCCGGTCACCGCGGTGAGCGTGCCGCTCGCCGCCGGCGCCTACGTGCCGGACCACGCCGCCGGCAAGGAACTCATCGACTACCTCTCGGCGCTGGACGGCAACCAGTACGCCGTCGTCGACGCGCACGGCAGGGTGACCGGGCTCCTCCGCCAGTCGACCATCGTGGCGGCCCTGACGGGACGTCCGCAAGGCCCCGGCCGAGCCGGGTCCCGCTGA
- a CDS encoding HAD family hydrolase, whose translation MLSPSPLSSGDRRPDAPLRAVLWDMDGTLVDTEPYWIAAEHELVESFGGTWSHAQAIQLVGQALDRSARILQAAGVRMPERQIISTLSTRVMERIEEAVPWRPGAQEMLDSLTANGVRCALVTMSERPLASLVVEKLPQKYFEFLVTGDDVTNGKPDPEAYLQAMATMQSTESALRVENFVALEDSVPGVGAALASGAVTIGIPHTVPLPEFPGRFTRWDTLAQKDFTAMQHILDGHWSGAPAGLDPEDGKVSA comes from the coding sequence ATGTTGTCTCCATCGCCTCTGTCCTCCGGTGATCGCCGTCCCGATGCCCCGTTGCGGGCCGTTCTGTGGGACATGGACGGGACCTTGGTGGACACGGAACCGTACTGGATCGCGGCCGAACACGAACTCGTGGAGAGCTTCGGGGGCACGTGGAGCCACGCTCAGGCGATCCAGCTGGTGGGACAGGCGCTGGACCGCAGCGCCCGCATCCTGCAGGCCGCAGGCGTCCGCATGCCCGAACGGCAGATCATCTCCACGCTGTCGACGCGCGTCATGGAACGCATCGAGGAAGCGGTGCCGTGGCGGCCCGGCGCCCAGGAGATGCTGGATTCGCTGACGGCGAACGGGGTGCGCTGCGCCCTCGTCACCATGAGCGAACGCCCTCTCGCCAGTCTGGTCGTGGAGAAGCTGCCGCAGAAGTACTTCGAGTTCCTGGTCACCGGGGATGATGTCACGAACGGCAAGCCCGACCCGGAGGCCTACCTTCAGGCCATGGCGACGATGCAGTCCACCGAATCCGCGCTCCGCGTGGAGAACTTCGTGGCCCTGGAGGATTCCGTCCCGGGTGTGGGCGCGGCGCTGGCATCCGGAGCCGTGACCATCGGCATCCCGCACACGGTGCCCCTGCCCGAGTTCCCCGGCCGCTTCACTCGCTGGGACACCCTGGCCCAGAAGGATTTCACCGCGATGCAGCACATTCTCGACGGCCACTGGTCCGGAGCTCCGGCAGGGCTCGATCCCGAAGACGGAAAGGTCAGCGCGTGA
- a CDS encoding PAC2 family protein: MENFDDPEGLQDEAFLPLHQGGKRSTVLIAAFEGWNDAGEAASDTIKFLSKAWHARKVSVLEPDDYYDFQFTRPTVRTTGSGERRLRWPGTRIHQASIPGVPVDAILVSGVEPSYRWRAFTAEILAQAEELGVDRVVLLGALLADVPHTRPLPVTVTTDDRALQERLDLEPSTYQGPTGIVGVFAEVARLAGLPAISLWATVPHYVAQSPSPKAQLALLHRIEELLQVPLDPGDLVEDAEAWERGVDELSSEDPDIAGYVRQLEEATDTAELPEASGESIAREFERYLRRRGKGNGHPHADPS; this comes from the coding sequence ATGGAGAACTTCGACGACCCCGAGGGTCTGCAGGACGAGGCGTTCCTTCCCCTGCACCAGGGTGGGAAACGCAGCACGGTTCTCATTGCGGCCTTCGAGGGGTGGAATGACGCCGGTGAAGCTGCGAGTGACACCATCAAATTCCTGAGCAAGGCATGGCATGCCAGGAAGGTGTCGGTCCTGGAGCCTGACGACTATTACGACTTCCAGTTCACCCGGCCCACGGTGCGCACCACGGGCTCCGGGGAGCGACGGCTCCGCTGGCCGGGCACCAGAATCCACCAGGCGAGCATCCCTGGCGTCCCGGTGGACGCCATCCTGGTGAGCGGCGTGGAGCCGTCCTACCGCTGGCGCGCGTTCACCGCGGAGATCCTGGCGCAGGCCGAGGAACTCGGCGTGGACCGGGTGGTCCTGCTGGGCGCCCTGCTGGCCGACGTCCCCCACACCCGCCCGCTGCCCGTCACCGTGACCACCGATGACCGCGCTCTGCAGGAGCGCCTGGACCTGGAACCGTCCACGTACCAGGGCCCCACGGGGATCGTGGGTGTGTTCGCCGAGGTGGCGCGCCTCGCGGGGCTCCCCGCGATCTCACTCTGGGCGACCGTCCCCCACTATGTGGCGCAATCGCCCTCCCCCAAGGCTCAGCTCGCGCTGCTGCACCGCATCGAAGAGCTGCTCCAGGTCCCGCTCGATCCCGGCGATCTGGTGGAGGACGCGGAGGCGTGGGAGCGCGGCGTGGACGAGCTGTCCTCGGAGGACCCGGACATCGCCGGGTACGTCCGTCAGCTGGAGGAGGCCACCGACACGGCCGAACTGCCGGAGGCTTCCGGCGAGTCGATCGCCCGGGAGTTCGAACGGTATCTGCGGCGTCGCGGCAAAGGCAACGGCCACCCGCACGCCGATCCGTCCTGA
- the mshC gene encoding cysteine--1-D-myo-inosityl 2-amino-2-deoxy-alpha-D-glucopyranoside ligase: MKSWKTRPVPELPGTMPPLRIYDTSRGDFATIQPQAEQSMYVCGITPYDATHMGHAATYLAFDLLNRAWRDAGSQVDYVQNVTDVDDPLLERATATGQDWRELAVDQTSLFHEDMEALNVVAPAHYVGAVEAIPWIVPEIERLVASGLAYRVPGTNGEPDGDVYYDVAAADAEGQNVEAWELGAVSGLSEEEMLPLFAERGGDPDRPGKRNRLDPLLWRVARDGEPCWDGGSLGRGRPGWHIECTVIARRFLPSPFTVQAGGSDLIFPHHEMGAGHWYSLTGEPMAKHYAHTGMVGLDGEKMSKSRGNLVLVSALRREGVEPAVIRSAVLANHYRTDWFWTDELLQEAERRVTRWREALDHAPEGSAGPLLAALRERLSDDLDAPGALKALDAWADTALAAGGTASVPDASLVSDSVNALLGVEL, from the coding sequence GTGAAATCGTGGAAGACGCGCCCCGTACCTGAACTGCCCGGAACCATGCCGCCGCTCAGGATCTACGACACCTCGCGCGGTGACTTCGCCACCATCCAGCCGCAGGCCGAACAGTCGATGTACGTCTGCGGGATCACCCCGTATGACGCGACCCACATGGGTCACGCGGCGACATATCTGGCCTTCGATCTGCTGAATCGCGCCTGGCGCGACGCCGGCAGCCAGGTCGACTACGTGCAGAACGTGACGGACGTGGACGACCCGCTCCTGGAGCGGGCGACTGCGACCGGCCAGGACTGGCGCGAGCTGGCCGTCGATCAGACCAGTCTCTTCCATGAGGACATGGAAGCGCTCAATGTCGTGGCACCCGCTCATTACGTCGGCGCCGTCGAGGCGATCCCGTGGATCGTCCCGGAGATCGAGCGCCTCGTGGCCTCGGGACTGGCATACCGCGTGCCGGGGACGAACGGCGAGCCCGACGGTGACGTGTACTACGACGTCGCCGCGGCCGACGCCGAAGGTCAGAACGTCGAAGCCTGGGAACTGGGCGCCGTCTCCGGGCTGAGCGAGGAGGAGATGCTTCCCCTCTTCGCCGAGCGCGGTGGCGATCCGGACCGCCCCGGCAAGCGCAACCGCCTCGACCCGCTCCTCTGGCGCGTCGCCCGCGACGGTGAGCCCTGCTGGGACGGCGGTTCACTCGGCCGGGGCCGTCCCGGCTGGCACATCGAATGCACCGTCATCGCCCGGCGCTTCCTGCCGTCGCCGTTCACGGTTCAGGCCGGCGGCTCGGACCTGATCTTCCCGCACCACGAGATGGGCGCCGGGCACTGGTACTCCCTCACGGGCGAGCCCATGGCGAAGCACTACGCCCACACGGGCATGGTGGGCCTGGACGGCGAGAAGATGAGCAAGTCCCGGGGCAATCTGGTCCTGGTCTCGGCGCTGCGCCGGGAAGGTGTGGAGCCAGCGGTCATCCGCAGCGCCGTTCTGGCGAACCACTACCGCACCGACTGGTTCTGGACCGATGAGCTTCTCCAGGAGGCGGAACGTCGCGTCACCCGCTGGCGTGAGGCCCTGGACCACGCTCCGGAGGGTTCCGCCGGACCGCTCCTGGCGGCGCTGCGGGAGCGTCTCTCCGACGACCTGGATGCCCCGGGCGCGCTGAAGGCCCTGGACGCCTGGGCGGATACCGCTCTCGCCGCGGGTGGGACCGCCAGCGTGCCGGACGCCAGCCTGGTCTCCGACTCCGTCAACGCGCTCCTCGGCGTGGAGCTCTGA
- a CDS encoding DUF5703 family protein, which translates to MKEQILPRSVEQRLYQGQNYEYMVISVERDESLPEARRRVLEHSEYGKWELHRSVLYLGGHRRYWMRRKVMNVARTI; encoded by the coding sequence ATGAAGGAACAGATTCTGCCGCGGTCCGTGGAACAACGTCTGTACCAGGGCCAGAATTACGAGTACATGGTCATCAGCGTCGAGCGCGACGAATCGCTGCCCGAAGCGCGACGGCGCGTGCTGGAGCACAGCGAATACGGCAAATGGGAACTTCACCGCTCCGTCCTTTACCTGGGCGGTCATCGGCGCTACTGGATGCGGCGCAAGGTCATGAACGTCGCGCGGACGATCTGA
- a CDS encoding M20/M25/M40 family metallo-hydrolase, which produces MSTQESVTPSQGTSPAEAEVVDICRELIRFDTTNFGDNQGPGERKAAEYVAGLMAEVGLEPEIFESAPGRASVVTRMEGQDPSASALVVHGHLDVVPALREQWSVDPFAAEVKDGMIWGRGAVDMKDMDAMILATLRDFARRGIKPKRDLVFAFFADEEAGGDYGARYAVDKRPELFDGATEAISEVGGFSSTIGGKRAYLLQTAEKGLSWLRLVAHGRAGHGSQINTDNAVTRLAAAVARIGQHEWPIELTPTTRQFLDGVTELTGVEFDPDNPEIILKELGTVARFVGATLQNTSNPTLLTGGYKHNVIPETAEALVDCRTLPGQQEQVFETIRQLAGEGIELSYVNKDVSLEVPFAGNLVDAMVDSLKRHDPEATVLPYTLSGGTDNKSLSQLGITGYGFAPLQLPDELDFTGMFHGVDERVPLDSLRFGTRVLSDLLQNY; this is translated from the coding sequence ATGAGCACTCAGGAATCCGTCACCCCCTCCCAGGGGACATCTCCGGCCGAAGCGGAAGTGGTGGACATCTGCCGCGAACTCATCCGCTTCGACACCACCAACTTCGGTGACAACCAGGGTCCCGGGGAGCGGAAGGCCGCCGAGTACGTGGCCGGGCTCATGGCCGAGGTGGGCCTGGAGCCGGAGATCTTCGAGTCCGCGCCCGGCCGCGCCAGCGTCGTGACCCGTATGGAGGGCCAGGACCCCAGCGCGAGTGCGCTGGTGGTGCATGGACACCTCGACGTCGTGCCGGCGCTGCGTGAACAGTGGAGCGTCGATCCCTTCGCCGCCGAAGTCAAGGACGGCATGATCTGGGGCCGCGGCGCCGTGGACATGAAGGACATGGACGCCATGATCCTCGCGACCCTCCGTGACTTCGCGCGACGGGGGATCAAGCCGAAACGGGACCTCGTCTTCGCGTTCTTCGCCGATGAGGAGGCCGGCGGGGACTACGGCGCCCGCTATGCGGTGGACAAGCGTCCCGAACTGTTCGACGGCGCCACCGAGGCCATCTCCGAGGTCGGCGGCTTCTCGTCCACGATCGGCGGCAAGCGCGCCTACCTGCTGCAGACGGCGGAAAAGGGTCTGTCCTGGCTCCGCCTGGTGGCACACGGCCGTGCGGGCCACGGCTCGCAGATCAACACGGACAACGCCGTGACGCGGCTCGCGGCCGCCGTCGCGCGCATCGGCCAGCACGAGTGGCCCATCGAGCTCACGCCCACCACCCGGCAGTTCCTGGACGGCGTGACCGAGCTGACGGGCGTCGAGTTCGATCCGGACAATCCGGAGATCATCCTCAAGGAACTCGGCACCGTGGCGCGCTTCGTCGGAGCCACGCTGCAGAACACCTCCAACCCCACGCTGCTCACCGGCGGGTACAAGCACAACGTCATCCCGGAGACGGCGGAGGCGCTGGTGGACTGCCGCACGCTGCCGGGCCAGCAGGAGCAGGTGTTCGAGACGATCCGTCAGCTGGCCGGCGAGGGGATCGAACTCAGTTACGTGAACAAGGACGTCTCCCTGGAGGTGCCGTTCGCAGGCAATCTCGTGGACGCCATGGTCGATTCCCTCAAGCGGCATGACCCCGAGGCCACGGTGCTGCCGTACACGCTCTCGGGCGGCACGGACAACAAGTCGCTGAGCCAGCTCGGCATCACCGGCTACGGCTTCGCACCGTTGCAGTTGCCGGACGAACTCGACTTCACCGGCATGTTCCACGGTGTCGACGAGCGGGTCCCGCTGGACTCCCTGCGCTTCGGCACGCGCGTCCTGTCCGATCTGCTGCAGAACTACTGA
- a CDS encoding SRPBCC family protein, protein MTPRLFDLRSTWHLPAPVDQVWDVLTALDLHPGEPVWWPGCTVAAPLTVTPPSGGSDEQTLTDVTAHLRFRTALGYSLTVSIRPTVAIPPRKLEFEALGDLEGEGSITLTPDSPGGMTRMDIRWTVRPTVRWMNFLVPVASPVFVAAHTHTMRKGERGLAAVLATG, encoded by the coding sequence ATGACGCCACGGCTCTTCGACCTCCGGTCCACCTGGCATCTGCCCGCCCCGGTCGACCAGGTGTGGGACGTACTCACCGCACTGGACCTCCACCCGGGCGAACCGGTGTGGTGGCCAGGGTGCACCGTGGCCGCCCCTCTCACCGTCACGCCGCCCTCCGGAGGCTCGGACGAACAGACGCTGACCGATGTCACCGCTCACCTGCGCTTCCGGACGGCGCTCGGCTACTCACTCACGGTGAGCATCCGTCCCACCGTCGCCATCCCACCGCGGAAGCTCGAGTTCGAAGCGCTGGGCGACCTCGAGGGGGAAGGCTCCATCACCCTCACCCCGGACAGCCCGGGAGGCATGACCAGGATGGACATCCGCTGGACGGTGCGTCCCACGGTGCGGTGGATGAATTTCCTCGTGCCCGTGGCCTCTCCCGTCTTCGTGGCCGCGCACACGCACACCATGAGGAAGGGCGAGCGGGGGCTGGCCGCAGTTCTCGCCACAGGCTGA
- the helR gene encoding RNA polymerase recycling motor ATPase HelR: MLHSKGSTDTIRGEAIVAATTPSSVFQLPERLAAKADPALIADDERHFAAIADNLERTRSDLAERLDAARRAPGRSGQQAVDRDAEIRRLTGRLRALERYGLDLCLGRFVPADGSAPVYIGRLGLTDADGERLLVDWRAPAAEPFSGATHAHPQGVASRRRYRWSGGHVVDYWDEAFSPDGVGGAASLGDLSAFIASLGHSRTPRMRDVLGTIQADQDEIIRASSRGALVVDGGPGTGKTVVALHRAAYLLYADPRLSRGRGGVLLVGPHRHYLSYVADVLPGLGEEGVQACTIRDLVPEGTTARAERDPAVARLKSSAEMVRAIEKAVRFYEEPPTEALLVETPYQDVRVSPDAWAEAFAAPAPGTPHNEARAEVWDELLDLLVAAADDGDVTDGALRSALARNAELAAVFNRAWPLLEHTVVVGDLWRVPAFLSLCAPWLTPEEVRLLQREEPQAWTLEDLPLLDAARLRLGDPEEARRVRRRYAEQASERDVMNRVVEDLIAADDSEMLVMSMLKGDDLQESLGDEGLVAAPSPDLLAGPFGHVIVDEAQELNDAEWQMLLARCPSGSLTIVGDRAQARQGFPESWIERLERVGVPGGPRERTQHQLPHSRGSHGRGRARDPFRAA, translated from the coding sequence ATGCTGCACAGTAAGGGGTCCACCGACACGATCCGAGGAGAAGCCATCGTGGCCGCCACCACCCCGTCCAGCGTCTTCCAGCTCCCCGAACGCCTCGCCGCCAAGGCCGACCCCGCCCTGATCGCGGACGATGAACGGCACTTCGCCGCCATCGCCGACAACCTCGAACGGACCCGCTCCGACCTCGCAGAGCGGCTGGACGCCGCACGCCGGGCCCCCGGCCGGTCAGGTCAGCAGGCCGTGGACCGCGACGCCGAGATCCGGCGCCTCACCGGTCGGCTGCGCGCGCTGGAGAGATACGGGCTCGACCTCTGCCTGGGGCGATTCGTCCCCGCCGACGGCTCGGCGCCGGTCTACATCGGACGACTGGGCCTGACGGATGCCGACGGCGAGCGCCTCCTGGTCGACTGGCGCGCACCCGCGGCCGAGCCGTTCTCCGGCGCGACTCACGCGCACCCACAGGGGGTGGCGAGCCGGCGTCGGTACCGCTGGAGCGGCGGGCACGTCGTCGACTACTGGGACGAGGCCTTCTCCCCCGACGGAGTGGGGGGTGCGGCGTCGCTCGGCGATCTGTCCGCCTTCATCGCGAGCCTGGGCCACAGCCGCACTCCGCGCATGCGGGATGTCCTGGGCACCATCCAGGCCGACCAGGACGAGATCATCCGTGCGTCGTCGCGGGGCGCTCTCGTGGTGGACGGCGGCCCGGGCACCGGGAAGACGGTCGTGGCCCTGCACCGAGCGGCGTATCTCCTGTACGCGGATCCGCGGCTGAGCCGCGGCCGGGGCGGCGTGCTGCTGGTAGGCCCGCATCGGCACTACCTGTCGTATGTGGCGGATGTGCTTCCCGGCCTGGGGGAAGAGGGCGTGCAGGCCTGCACCATCCGCGATCTGGTGCCGGAAGGCACGACGGCCCGCGCCGAGCGCGATCCGGCGGTGGCCCGGCTCAAGTCCTCCGCGGAGATGGTGCGTGCCATCGAGAAGGCGGTCCGGTTCTACGAGGAGCCGCCCACGGAAGCCCTGCTCGTGGAGACCCCGTACCAGGACGTGCGGGTGAGTCCCGACGCTTGGGCCGAGGCCTTCGCCGCCCCGGCGCCCGGGACGCCCCACAACGAGGCGCGTGCGGAGGTCTGGGACGAACTGCTTGACCTTCTGGTGGCCGCGGCCGACGACGGCGATGTCACCGACGGCGCTCTTCGCTCGGCACTGGCCCGGAACGCGGAGCTCGCGGCCGTGTTCAACCGTGCCTGGCCCTTGCTGGAGCACACCGTGGTGGTGGGTGATCTGTGGCGGGTGCCGGCCTTCCTGTCCCTCTGCGCGCCGTGGCTCACCCCTGAGGAGGTCCGTCTGCTGCAGCGGGAGGAGCCCCAGGCCTGGACTCTGGAGGACCTGCCCCTCCTGGACGCGGCCCGGCTGCGGCTCGGCGACCCCGAGGAGGCCCGGCGTGTTCGCCGCCGGTATGCGGAGCAGGCCTCGGAGCGCGATGTGATGAACCGTGTGGTGGAGGATCTGATCGCCGCGGACGACTCGGAGATGCTCGTGATGTCGATGCTGAAGGGCGATGACCTTCAGGAGAGCCTGGGCGATGAAGGACTCGTGGCCGCGCCGTCCCCCGATCTGCTCGCCGGCCCGTTCGGGCATGTGATCGTGGATGAGGCCCAGGAACTCAATGACGCCGAGTGGCAGATGCTCCTGGCGCGGTGTCCGTCCGGGAGTCTGACGATCGTTGGCGACCGCGCTCAGGCGCGGCAGGGTTTCCCGGAAAGCTGGATCGAACGCCTCGAGCGGGTCGGCGTCCCCGGGGGCCCGCGTGAGCGCACTCAGCATCAATTACCGCACTCCCGAGGAAGTCATGGCCGAGGCCGCGCCCGCGATCCGTTCCGCGCTGCCTGA
- a CDS encoding ATP-binding domain-containing protein, producing MAEAAPAIRSALPDANVPTSVRSSGIPVRRGAVAELDMVLSTWLAENTEGIACVVRAVPSEGAERRRADDLADDPRVTFLTAEEAKGLEFDLVVLVDPAGFGAGIEGAVDRYVAMTRATRELVILET from the coding sequence ATGGCCGAGGCCGCGCCCGCGATCCGTTCCGCGCTGCCTGACGCGAACGTCCCGACGTCGGTCCGGAGCAGCGGGATTCCGGTCCGGCGCGGCGCGGTCGCTGAACTCGACATGGTGCTCAGCACCTGGCTGGCGGAGAACACCGAGGGCATCGCCTGTGTGGTCCGTGCCGTCCCGAGCGAAGGGGCCGAGCGCCGGCGGGCGGATGATCTGGCGGATGATCCCCGGGTGACGTTCCTGACGGCGGAAGAGGCCAAGGGCCTCGAGTTCGACCTGGTGGTGCTCGTGGACCCGGCGGGTTTCGGTGCCGGCATCGAGGGCGCGGTGGACCGGTACGTGGCCATGACCCGGGCGACCCGGGAGCTGGTGATCCTCGAGACCTGA
- a CDS encoding PadR family transcriptional regulator: MGKQMTEMLKGTLEGIVLALLAEQPAYGYEITARLRDRGFADIAEGTIYALLVRLEQKKLVDVQKVPSEKGPPRKVFTLNAQGAQELDEFWNTWTFLAQHIEQLNKTGNKEN, from the coding sequence ATGGGCAAGCAGATGACCGAGATGCTCAAAGGCACCTTGGAGGGCATCGTCCTCGCCCTCCTGGCCGAGCAGCCGGCCTACGGATATGAGATCACCGCACGCCTGCGGGACCGGGGCTTCGCCGACATCGCGGAGGGCACCATCTACGCCCTCCTGGTGCGGCTCGAGCAGAAGAAGCTCGTGGACGTCCAGAAGGTGCCGAGCGAGAAGGGACCGCCGCGCAAGGTGTTCACCCTCAACGCGCAGGGAGCCCAGGAGCTCGACGAGTTCTGGAACACCTGGACCTTCCTCGCACAGCACATCGAACAGCTGAACAAGACCGGAAACAAGGAGAACTGA
- a CDS encoding DUF1048 domain-containing protein, producing MAAKWIEALTGSLEQKKQYRQAKARLDALPSPYREVANAQHRYSMYYGGITDGDTLVQMFLDLADLWERAALDGTPISAIVGEDPVEFAENYAQSYGGAQWIDKERARLIKAVDDAKTQEDRP from the coding sequence ATGGCCGCGAAGTGGATCGAAGCGCTCACCGGATCGCTCGAACAGAAGAAGCAGTACCGCCAGGCGAAGGCCCGGCTCGACGCCCTCCCCTCGCCGTACCGGGAGGTGGCCAACGCCCAGCACCGGTACTCCATGTACTACGGCGGGATCACCGACGGCGACACCCTCGTCCAGATGTTCCTGGACCTGGCCGACCTTTGGGAGCGTGCGGCGCTGGACGGCACCCCCATCAGCGCCATCGTCGGCGAGGACCCTGTGGAATTCGCCGAGAACTACGCCCAGTCCTACGGCGGCGCCCAGTGGATCGACAAGGAGCGGGCCCGTCTCATCAAGGCCGTCGACGACGCGAAGACGCAGGAGGACAGGCCATGA